The following nucleotide sequence is from Drosophila simulans strain w501 chromosome 3L, Prin_Dsim_3.1, whole genome shotgun sequence.
GCTTGAAGTACGCCCTCAACGGCGCCGAGGTCACCAAGATCGTCATGCAGCGCCTGGTTAAGGTCGATGGAAAGGTCCGCACCGACCCCACCTATCCCGCTGGCTACATGGGTGAGTTTTGTGCTCGGCGAGAGTGTGCTCCTTACTAATGGGCTCCATTGGCCGTTTTTTAGATGTCATCACCCTCGAGAAGACCGGTGAGTTCTTCCGTCTGGTCTACGACGTGAAGGGACGCTTCGTCATCCACCGCATCTCCGCCGAGGAGGCCAAGGTGAGCTATCTAGTCTGCCTAGGGATGCTGCTTCATGCAGCTGCTTTATGCAAGATCACTTGGTTTAGATTCTTATAATGTAAAAACTCCAACTAATCCGCTGGATGAgcgtgttttgttttggaagCCTTTGAAACGTAAATAGTTCACCTTTTTTGGAATACAAAACCAATCTTTATGCTAATTATCGaaagtaattaacttaaatatcgAAAGGGCTTTGTCGAAGACCGTTTTGCGTGTATAATAGTGCGCCGATTGGTTCAAAACGAAGCCCAAAGCAATTTTTGATACGACGGTCTCTGATTTGACAAATCCCAGTTGATTCAGTAACTTTTACGTGCAATTACAAAAGAAACCAAGGAGTATATAGATTACATTGTCATTCCCTTCAAGAGGGAAAACTGTGGGCTTCGTCGAAGACCGATTTTCGCCTGTTGCCATGTGTTCATTGGTTCAAATCGAAGCCCAAAGCAATTTTTGATACGACGGTCTCTGATTCGGCATTCGACAGTCGTCTGAGTAACTTTTACGTGCAATTACAatgcaatgaaatgaaagtgaTAGTCGAATTTGGTATAAATAAAACGTCTTAAAATTAACCCACATTTTCTTTGCTTCTTTGCAGTACAAGCTGTGCAAGGTCAAGAAGACCCAGCTGGGCGCCAAGGGAGTTCCTTTCCTGGTTACACACGACGGCCGCACCATCCGCTACCCGGATCCTCTGATCCACGCCAACGATTCCGTGCAGGTGGACATTGCCTCTGGCAAGATCACCGACTACATCAAGTTCGATTCCGGTAAGCATCCCCCATCGTAGATCATCGTGTTCATTGGCTGGTTCGAAGACCACAAAACGCTCCTCGAAAGTTGCGTGGTTCAAAAACAATAAGCCAAAAGCAATTTTTGTCACGACGGTCTCTGATGCGGCATTCCAAAGTCGCTTCAGTAACTTTTACGTGCAATGACAGTCGCCCAATAATATTAACCAAGTCGTATGATTCCAACTAACTGGTATGCTTCTCCGTCTCCACAGGCAACCTCTGCATGATCACCGGAGGCAGGAATTTGGGACGTGTCGGCACCGTTGTCAACCGTGAGCGTCATCCCGGATCCTTCGACATTGTGCACATCAAGGACTCGCAGGGTCATGTGTTCGCCACCCGTTTGACCAACGTGTTCATCATTGGCAAGGGCAACAAGCCCTACATCTCCCTGCCCAAGGGCAAGGGTGTCAAGCTGAGCATCGCTGAGGAGCGCGACAAGCGTCTGGCCGCCAAAACCCACTAAGGCCCAGGAGTTTAAGGACTTTTACCTTTTAGCATAACACTCTGTACGTTTAGCTACGGAATTACAAGCCAAGAACGTAACGCATGTGTTTTCTTTTGCAAAGGAAGTGGTTGATATTTGTGCTGGCCAAGAGTTTAAAGAATCAGATCTATGATTTgaaatgtgtaaaaaaaaCGTGGGACATGTGTAGCGTGATTTAAAACTATTCAAACGTGATTATAGGTATGAGTTTAAAGAaactttaaaatcaattaattcacAATGCCCTAAAACTGGACGTAACGTAAAACTACCCTCAAAATTGATATTTCAGAGCTTGAAAGTCTAGTTTTATATATGACTTTCTGACTAAAATTCAAAAGTTGCGTTAGGTTAAGTAAATGTTTCAAAAGCAGATTTTAATGAGGacttacattttaatttaggaTGGATGATTGTGTTACTTTTGTTTACGTATTCATCTTACTCTTAAGAAAATATCTTAAAAAATGGCAATGAGAATAATAGATTATTGAAAAAAGGAATTCATGTATTCGAGGGGGTGAGTTTTAACCCCGCCGATGTGTTGCGTGGGGGCTGGAGTTGGCGCCCAAATAATCGATAGCCCGCCCCCAGCATCGATAGAACGGCCGCTGCGAAAGCTCCGGTCACACTGCTCAGTgggctgctgcttctgctgcagaGAATTATCATTGTATTTCGTGTGGTGAAAGGCTTTGTGCGCGAACATTGTGCGTCCCCGGATCAGAACTCGCTTCGAAGTAAGTACCCGACCATCCCGGTGGCGCATTCCGCCGCTGGGCGGAAGCCCTAGAAGAGCCCCCGCCCCCAAAAGCAAATCATATGCGAAGAAGAAAACACGAAAATGCTGCCCACCCATAGAACGATGGGCTGCACACACCGATGCACAccgacacacacgcacacgggCGAACATCATATGTTGATAAGttggcgacaacaacaacaacagcagcagcagcaagaacaaaaagaacaacaatgcATGTGAATCATTTGTAGGGATTTGTCTGTTTGCTCGCGAGTGGTATTAAATGTCGGCCTATTTAGCAAGACCCCTGCTTTGAACTCACAGCGATACATATGCACTTACAGATATGTCCAAGGCCTTGAACAATCCAGGAGGCaacggaggaggcggtggccccCATCGGGACTATGGTGCGATGGCCGATTCCACGCCCGAAGTGAGCTTTGCGGCAGCCGGCGGTTCGTCCGGCTTCAGTCCGACGGAATTTATGTCCCTCAGCGAGGACATTGGCCACAACATTACTGCCATCCACAGCAGCAccaagcagctggagaagcAGCTGAAACTGATTGGCACACCCAAGGAGCTGCCCAATCTGCGGGAGAAGGTGCACACCATCAACACCAAGTGCAATGCCCGGGTGCAGACCACCAGTCAGGACTTGCAGAGGCTACAGGCCGTCGTGCGGCACGGAGATCGCCAGcagaagctgcagctggagaagcTCACCCGGGAGTTCCATGGCGTGGTGGAGAAGTACTCCAATCTGCAGCGACGCATCTCGTCGGCCATGCGGCAGACCctgcagcaggcgcagcaatTTGCCGATCAGGATGTGGAGGCCAACGCCCGTGctgagctgctgcagcaacagcgcTTGGAGCAGGCCCATCTCCAGCAGGAGCACGACATGCTCGACGATCGGCGGCGGCAGGTCGAGCAAATAGAGTCGGACATCATCGATGTCAACCAGATCATGACCCAGCTCAGTGGACTGGTGCACGATCAGGGGCAGCAGATGGGTGAGTAATCTCCTTCCAAGTGGGGCTCAACGACCGCAAATCGAGAAACCACAAGCCGTAATTAGGGCTCTCACTTTACGACCCAAATCCACGCAGTTCCACAATTGTAATAGCGTCCAAATGGAGAAATCCATTGGTGAAACAAAATATTCAGAGCTTATCAGTTCTTAAAAGTGGCATGGCAAATCTTTTAAATGCGTTGATAAGTTAAACATGTGCAAGAAATTATGAATCATTGACTTTGCTTCAATAACAATGCACATTTCGAAATTGATTGTAATTATCAACAACGACCACATCACTTAAACGCTTTAATTTTTCATATCTTTTATGAAAACCCGTGTCATTTGGCAAGTAATGTGTGCATACGCTTATCATATCGTTTAATTTAGCTTCCTGTTCATTCGAACAGTAATCAATTATTTCGGGtcttacaaaaataagaagaaactGATAAGAGcgagcaaatatttaaaatatttactgaCTGCTATTACAggtttaaatttcaaaattgttcACTCCTTAGTAATAGTTGTTGAAATTTCTAGGTGCTTGATGAAAGATTGTACCTGTTTTTGATAACACTTTCTAAGCAAATCTCAATTTCTTCGCAGATTTCATCGAGAACAGTATTGAGCAGACGGCCGCCAACGTGGAGGATGGCACCTCGGAACTGGCCAAGGCGGCCAGGAGTCGCCAGAGCTACCGGCGCAAGATCTTGATACTCCTGGTGATCGCTGTGATAATAGGTTTAATCGTAACTGGCGTTATCGTTGCCAAACTGAAcagttaattgttttatttgtacGCCCATATTCAACAAACACACGCAAACATAcacaacccacacacacacacacacacacgcatagatttttgtaaaacgatttttataagaaacaaaatattcgATCGTTGAGAACTCTGTTTAATCACCAAGTGAGCAAAGACAACAAGAATGTAGAGGAAAAGctaaagcaaaaaataaaaacaaataccatatttataattatacatatatatctacatatatatacataagtaaATAAGGATACTGAATCCCACTTAACTTGCATATAAACAATATTCAGCgcttttaaatgttaattatttcTTGTTAAAAACGATTTTCGCGAGCAATCTGAGTTTTGCAttgaaatttgtaaaatttttgtgtttagTTTCGAGCCAGCGGAAGGGGAATTGCTGAAGACGCCTGCGGTTTCAGTATTCCCTTTTGATATATGTTACAAGTTATAAATAAGTGAGCCAGcaatcgaaaataaaataaaccgAACAAaccaatttgatttgaaatgcGCGCCAAGTGGCGCAAGGAGAATGCAATGGGTTGGCAGTCCGCTTAAATCGATAGGACGTAATCGATAGACTTATCGGTGTGggccaaaccaaaacaacgTGCTGCGCAGCAAAACATTCATATTTCGTTATCTTGATAAAAATACTATTTGTAAAGATGCCACAGGGAAAATTCAAGAAGGCCAAGCTACCAGCATCGATACAGAAAAAGAAGAACCAAAAGCAAGCTGCCTTCACCCGCCGATCAAGTGATTACCCACATGCTCAACTATCTTCTTCGAATTCtaagttttcgttttattaatttacagATGCGCCCATTCAGGCGAAAAAGGCCAAGTTCAATGAGACGCAGAAGATCAAGTCCGTCATCTCGAAGTCGGTCAACAAGAGCGTGGAGAGCGAACTGCGCTCCCGCGCCCACGAGGGCTACATTCAGTTGAGCAAGGCCCAGGAGGCTGTGGCCAAGCACCACGCCTCCCAGGCGAAGGCGGCTGCGGCGGCCAGTACCGCCAAGTCCGCGGAATAGCTTACTCTAGGCCTTAGTACACTGTTGATAACCAAATGACCTGCATATTGTATAGTAAAACATCTCTAAAACTACTTCCTTTGTTATAGCATCGATTGGAGGAACCCAAAGGAAGCGAATTCTCCGCTAAAGATTCtcaaaaaaatttacaaatccGCCTAATAGAAGAGCATATGAGCTTCAAAGCATTGTTAGTATCTGCAATCTTTAAAGAGTCTACTAAATTAAGAAAGTTACTTAAATTTTGTAGTTTTCGCTGAGTTTAAGGATTGCATATCTATTGATGGTCAGGTGACCCTAATATTTGATACCATATTCATTAGATGCTATACTAAATGaacaaattcattttcaatGTTAGTATGAACTATTTCATGTTCTAAAACGTTGAAAGTTGCCAAATGCAGAATACATTGTCTTACAatcttgaatattttattcagtATGTTTCACAATGAATGCAAATTACTAAGAACGATGACATTTCCTTTTAAATGCCGTGCAAATTATACGAATTTTTGAAGTTTTCATTAAGTTTTCTTGTCGTGAGCTTTGACTTTTTCGCAACGCTGTCTCAAGGACTTGTTGACCAAGTACATGCAATGCTAACTTTGACGTTTGGCCAATTTATGAGCGGACCTTTGGTGGCCGCTGCTGGAGGAACTTTTGCATTCAGCTTCCTACTTATCACAATcagtttgtttaattataaaaatagttggccaacaaagttGGTTCCGCTGACATTTATTGGACGATTCGCTGCGGGGAATTCCAAAATTCCGTAATTCCGCTCCTTTAACGACAGCTATTCATGACAAACTTTTTCGGCATTGGCAGGCAGGCAGCTTTGACGAAgtgaaaaggaaaaagtgCCACTAacaatttctatttaattttcgcaacgtttcgtttcgtttgctATGCAAATTCTGCCCGCTTTTGATGCGCTTTTAATTAGCCAGCATCCCGCACTCACATGCAGCCGGAAAAATTCACAGCCGATtgcgtgtttttgttttgtttcctCGTTTTCCAGCCCCACCCCCAAAACCCACCCTCTTTTATCAAGCACTTTGATTCCGCGCCATTTCAATCGCATGCAAAttagccacgcccaccggcCCACCGCCCACTAAACTGAGGAACAGGTGACAGGATCCCCAGGTACTCGttagtcgttttttttttggtcgtTTTGCGTTTTTAGTTTAGCACCAGATTGAAAGTGCTCCCagcatgcaaatgcatttctgCACTCAACCAGCCATTTGGGTGGATGGACCTTTTCGGATATGCAGTTTTAGCACCGGAAACAAGCAGTTGGTATCAGGCATTCGGAACTTTTTGACACCTATTCAAGCACACTCGCCACTCTTTTGGGGCGTTTTGAATG
It contains:
- the LOC6737909 gene encoding 40S ribosomal protein S4, with amino-acid sequence MARGPKKHLKRLAAPKAWMLDKLGGVFAPRPSTGPHKLRESLPLLIFLRNRLKYALNGAEVTKIVMQRLVKVDGKVRTDPTYPAGYMDVITLEKTGEFFRLVYDVKGRFVIHRISAEEAKYKLCKVKKTQLGAKGVPFLVTHDGRTIRYPDPLIHANDSVQVDIASGKITDYIKFDSGNLCMITGGRNLGRVGTVVNRERHPGSFDIVHIKDSQGHVFATRLTNVFIIGKGNKPYISLPKGKGVKLSIAEERDKRLAAKTH
- the LOC6737913 gene encoding syntaxin-12 — protein: MSKALNNPGGNGGGGGPHRDYGAMADSTPEVSFAAAGGSSGFSPTEFMSLSEDIGHNITAIHSSTKQLEKQLKLIGTPKELPNLREKVHTINTKCNARVQTTSQDLQRLQAVVRHGDRQQKLQLEKLTREFHGVVEKYSNLQRRISSAMRQTLQQAQQFADQDVEANARAELLQQQRLEQAHLQQEHDMLDDRRRQVEQIESDIIDVNQIMTQLSGLVHDQGQQMDFIENSIEQTAANVEDGTSELAKAARSRQSYRRKILILLVIAVIIGLIVTGVIVAKLNS
- the LOC6737914 gene encoding uncharacterized protein LOC6737914, giving the protein MPQGKFKKAKLPASIQKKKNQKQAAFTRRSNAPIQAKKAKFNETQKIKSVISKSVNKSVESELRSRAHEGYIQLSKAQEAVAKHHASQAKAAAAASTAKSAE